One segment of Streptomyces sp. NBC_00576 DNA contains the following:
- a CDS encoding non-ribosomal peptide synthetase — MFRSSTTVTDVLDAPPEPPVIQFESHLPQPCLLAPEQVTEYPNPMELSKELQEQLGDMSRWETVGSAWDSGDAMTPQEFYFSKLCHAPGWKTGGWTRWGLTDPMPRPCPECGTEATPLLTIACAEWDSSSESWTPEEERTYPTPLLLGTPPANFTLIDIASGYDLQLHVCPASPDHPHIELVQ, encoded by the coding sequence TTGTTCCGGTCCTCCACCACCGTCACCGACGTCCTCGACGCCCCGCCCGAGCCGCCCGTGATCCAGTTCGAAAGCCACCTCCCGCAACCGTGCCTGCTCGCACCGGAGCAGGTCACCGAGTACCCCAACCCCATGGAACTGAGCAAGGAGCTGCAAGAGCAGCTGGGCGACATGAGCCGGTGGGAGACAGTCGGATCCGCGTGGGACAGCGGTGACGCGATGACCCCGCAGGAGTTCTACTTCAGCAAGCTGTGCCACGCCCCCGGCTGGAAGACCGGCGGCTGGACCCGCTGGGGCCTCACCGACCCCATGCCCCGCCCCTGCCCCGAATGCGGCACCGAGGCGACCCCCCTCCTCACCATCGCGTGCGCGGAATGGGACTCCAGCAGCGAGAGCTGGACCCCCGAGGAGGAACGCACGTACCCGACTCCGCTCCTCCTCGGCACCCCGCCCGCGAACTTCACCCTGATCGACATCGCCAGCGGCTACGACCTGCAACTCCACGTCTGCCCGGCATCCCCGGACCATCCACACATCGAACTGGTCCAGTGA